The genomic region GGGTAAGGAGATTTTTTTGGATGTCGTTGCTTAAAGCTTTTAAAGGTGAAATGTAGAGGACCTCAGTTTTATCCTCTAAACCCTGCGCTAAAGCCTTCCGGACCAATTGCTCAATGCAAACAAAAAAGGCTGCCAAGGTCTTTCCTGAGCCCGTAGGAGCGGAAATGAGTGTCGATTCTCCCTTTAAAATGGAAGGCCAGCCCTCAACTTGGGGCTCGGTCGGCATGGGAAAATGGCTAATAAACCATTCACGTACGATAGGATGTGCCCAAATTAATGGATCCGGGTTTATAGAAGGCATGGGTACTCATCGAATTAGAATATGAAAATTATATAACAATATTATAACTTATGATTGATTTTTGAGCTGATCCTTGGAGCTTTTTACCTATTTAAGGGTTAAGGAGCTTATACGCGGCTTATCAAGCTGTGCATCTTACCCCCTATTGATTATTTCTTGTCTGCGTATGTACTCCTACCACGCGTATAGGAGTTTGCGGGTAAGGTAAGTGGTTATCGGCAAACAGGTTGTAATCATTAGCACCAGAGCTCTCGGCGATAGCGTATTCGTAAGTTCCTTTGTTTGCCGCTTGAATATGATTGGAAATGATTTGATTGAAAGTCGAGCCTAAATCAGTGGCAGAGAGATAGATTGCAGTTTTTAGCATGCCTCTCGCAGATTGGTTATAAATCATATTATTCTGAATTAAATTATTTGTTACAGCGCGTGCGTGAATATCGTTCTCGCCACTGTAGCCAATTTTATTGTTGAGCACGGTGTTTAAATGGCCGTGATAAATATAAATCCCTGAACGTAAATTATTGCTAATAAAATTTAAACTTAATTTATTATTATTTGAAAGTAACAAACCATGGGCTTGACCAGGTTGGACAGTAATGCCATTGACCCCATTATTCGTCACAACATTTCGTTCAACAATATTATTTAACGCACCCGTACAAATATTAATACCGTGGCGACCATTTGCGTCGGTAATATTATTTTGAATGAGAGAATCTGCACAAGTATCACAAACAATGCCGTCTTCATCATTGTGGTCGGCGAGACAGTTTTTAATGGTTAAACGTTTAGTAGTTGTCGGACCAAAATCATTACCATGCGGATCAAATCCATAGCGCGGGAAATGATGCATATGAATATCTTCAAAACTACTATCTAGATACGTGCCAAAGTTACCTACAGCTGTTTGATAATAAGGTTTAGACATTTTATTACCGTCCATAGCTAAATGCATAAAATGCTGATTAGAGAAATAACGCTGTTTATCATTAGGAGCATTATCCATAAATCGCGATCTAAAAATGCCAGCTCGATAAAGTTTAGCACCATCAGTAAGCCGCAGTACGGTTCGCCATCCCGTACCCGTTACGGTGAGATTGTTTAGTGTTGTCAGAATGCTTTCATTAATATGATAAGTACCAGGACGAAGTATAAGTGTACCGCCTTGCATTTTTTTTAATAGAGTTATTGCATCATTAAGCATCTGCGTATCATTTTTTCCATTTCCGGATAAAAGGGGCTGCCCCACCACCGCGCTATCGCTTGCTGCAACAACAAGTGTTTTGGGGGCATGGTCTAAAAGCAAATTTAAAGTATAAGTCATATCCGTATTACGGTATCGCAGAGCTGGATGGATAGGAGAGTGTGTAACTTGTATTGTGTAATTGCCTGGCTTTAAAAAAAGAACAATAGGTCCATCTTTTGGCTTCGGACCCCTATAAGCATAATCCACAACACCTAAGCAATTGGAACTGTCTAAAAGAAAATTTTTCTGATCGTATAACGCAATAGTGTACCCTGCATTTAATCCATTTAAAAAAATGCTAAGTACATCGGGTTGTATCAATATTAATTGATATGAATTATTACCTTGATGCTGCACGGAATAATGGTTATTTAAAATCCCAAGTGGATATACGGTAGCCGAAACACAAGTTGAGACAAAATATAAATTTAAAGTCATAGCAATAAAATATTTTTTAAGCATCTTATTAACTCTTTAGATTTAATAAAGAACCTGTCTTACAAGCCTGCCATAGCATTTGTCGCGCTTGCAAAAAGGCAAGCCAAGGAGAGGGTTTTGCGGAACGAACAATCGCTAACATATCGGGCGCTATGGGTGCACAGTGTTGAGTATAAAAAGTTAGAATTGAAGGGGCGGCGCGCTTAATATCAAATTGACTACCAGCAACTGCGTAGGAAAAACCTCCTTTTGCTCGCAATGCATCAATGGGTGCTTTTGAATCTTTAAATTCGCCATTAATTTCATGTGCTCGAATTTTATTTTGCATAAAGTAATAAGCTTTATCAATGGCAGGTAAATTAAGCTGAGTGATAAGTTTTATTTCAAGCCACGGTTGCAAATCATACTGATGATAATATAACGATGATCGGTTGTGATAATCATAAGATTGTCCAGTTTTAGGATCTAAATTAATTTCGGCATGCTGCTCAGATGATTTAATGTCATCATGAAAATCCTGGGAAAGTCCTAAAACTTTATCTAATAGTAAGACCATTTTAAGTTGATGGGTGCGATGGTTATTAATTCGCGTAGCGGGACCAAAATGCCAAGCCATTTTCTTTTTGCGTAATTGTGTAAACCACGTTTTGATTTGGATTTGCTCTGCGCTAGAGAGTTGGCAAGCAATTAAGTCATAAGCCCAAATTAAACCTTCTAATCGCGTTTCATTAATGGGATTGCCCGTGGGATGATTTTTAGCAGACCATAGCAATAAAATTTCACGTGCCTTTTCTAAGTAGGCTTTATTACTACTTAACCGATACGTCAGCGCAAGGACGGCAGCTTGATCCGCTTCCCGCATGACACGTCTTGAGTTTTGCAATTTTTTATCAGTAATATTGGTTATGCCAGCACTTGCAAGTATTTCGATCGCTTGCGAAGGACTATGCATTGCCTTATCTGCTTGTTTTTTTAAAACACTAAAAACTTGAGCGTGGTTTACATCTTCATAGAGCAACGACGTGGTTGGCCACAAGAGTGGAACGCACTTCTCCTGCGCGAATGCAGTTAAATTGAATAATAATAAACTGCATCCCAAAACAAAAAATTTAAACACAAAATCTTCCTTACCAACAAATGCCATGATATTGCGAAGATTGGGGTGGCGTTTTTTGAATTCTCACCAAATCAATAATGACATGCTCGTCTTTAATATTCGTAACAACTTGCGCGAATTCTTGAGCATTATTACCAATCACAATAGTATTAGAACGATGCAAAACTTCTTCAATACTATCCACCATTAATTCAGAAATATGTGGAATATGCTTCAAGATATAGTCGCGATTTGCCCCTATTAATTTTGCTGTAGCGACGTTTTTATCAAAAAGAGTTAATTCGTACCCTTTGCCGATCAAACGTTCAATCAATTCAACGGTAGGACTTTCGCGCAAATCATCGGTGTTAGCTTTGAAGCTAAAGCCTAAGATGCCAATTTTTTTATTACCCTGATGAATAATCATATCAAGCGCTTCATTGATATGTAATTGATTACTTGGTAACACAGCATTGATAATGGGCAAATCAATATTAAGTTTTTTTGCAGCAAATAAAAATGCACGCAAATCCTTAGGAAGACACGAACCACCAAAAGCAAACCCAGGCTTGAGATAGTAAGGCGATAAATTAAGTTTAGTATCTTGACAAAACACTTCCATAACTTGATGGCTATCAATTTTTAACGTTTTACACATTTTGCCAATTTCATTTGCAAAACCTACCTTAAGCGCGTGCCAAATATTATCGCAATATTTAATTAATTCGGCCCCTTCCAGATCCATTACGATCGTATCCATATTAGTACAAGCGCGATTTAATTGAGTCAGCATATCAATTGCAACTTGGTCGTCGGTTCCAATGACATTCTTCGGCGGATGTTTAAAATCATGAACTGCAGTACTTTCCATCATAAATTCAGGATTAAAGCAAACACTAAAATCTTGATGAGCTTTTTTTTGCGAGGCAGCTTCTAGTATTGGAATTACAATTTGACGCATTGATCCCGGCAACATGGTACTGCGATAAGCAATGACGTGATGTTCTTGTTTATCTTTCAAAGCATCACCAATGGCTTGACTTACTTGCTTTACATATTGTAAATCAAGACTATGATCTTTTTGACTGGGCGTACCCACACAAACAAAAGTTAACTCACTACCAAGTACAGCTTCTTTTGCCTCAGTAGTCGCCCGTAACATTTGTTTTTGCACAGCCTCTTTAGTCATTTCAGCAAGCTCAGGTTCAACAATTAATGCTTGACCCTGATTAATCATTGCAACTTTCATTTGATTGGGATCCACACCAATCACGTGATGCCCCATATCAGCAAGGACCGCGGCTGAAACTGATCCTACATAACCTAAACCAAAAATACTTATCTTCACTATCATCTCCCTCTAAAGTATGTGAATCATGAAATTAAAAAAGATTGAAAGACCGTGAAAAATAAACAATTGCCGGCAAACCCGCCATTACTTTATTGTTTTTTGCAGCGCTATTTTGCAATTCAATGGTCACTTGGGCACTGCGATCAATACCCAGTTCACGAAAACGATATTGAGCATTTACTTCATCAACAAAACCATGCGTACGATTAATTTCTACTACTTTGCCATGAAATATTTGATTCAATGCAGGGACATACACTTTAACACGCGCACGCATGCGCAAATGGGTAACTTCATTTTGTGTAAGATAAGCAACGATTTGTTTCTTTGCCCCCATTTCTTGTAACAAAAGTAACGGTTTGGTGTTTTCTATTACGCTGCCTTCGCGTTTAAACAGTTGCACAACTCTACCGGTAAAGGGTGCAGTGATAACAAATTTTTGCGCAAACTGAGTATACATTTCTACGCGCGCTCGATTGATACTTAACTTCTTTTTAGCAGCAACAATTTCAGCCTCCAAATCTTGAATGCGCCCTTCCACTTTATTACCCGTAAAATAAATTCCTTTATCAACAGATTGTAATGCATCATGCTCAAGATGCATTAAAGCCGTGACGTTTTTTAATTTATCATCAGCGGTTCGAAGTTTTGCTTCAACAATATCCCAATCGGACTGGCTTAAATAACGTTTTTTAAATAACGGTTGTAATCGACCAAATTGTTTTTTAGTTGTTGTGTATTCAGCTTTAGCGATATCCACAGTTGCATTCGCGGCCGCAATGCGATTTTGACCGACTTGTTGATATAACTTTAATCGGTCTTGTTCATTGCGGAGTAAGGTCTGATAATAATCTACTGTACACTGCGCCTCTTCAAAAGCCAACTTGGCCATTTGCAAATCTTTTTCAATGTCATTATTTTCAACTTTAGCAAGCGGACTTCCTTTAGTGATAACTTGATTCTGTTTAATATAGACGTGGCTAATATAACCACTGAGTGGCGCATGAATGGGTTCTATTGTCGCCGCAATGACGGCAGTCGTAACTTTTAAATGCAAGATGTAAGTATTAAATGATAATAAAAGTATAATTAATAATATAATTCCTGACAAACTATAGAGTGAGGCAGGTGTAAAACGCTTAGTGAAATGTGGTAGCAATTTCAAATCCATTTCTATTCCAACCCTTAGGTTTACAAATCGATCACTTGCCTTCAGTCTGAATTGCTTGTTAGGCTATTCAATACACCCCTTCGATTCTAACGTTTATGCGGGTGTTAGCAAAGCGTTAAAAATTAATTACTTTTAATTAACCTTCAACAAGTGCAACGGAATGCTTATGCTGATACCTGTCATTTTATCCGGCGGCGCTGGAACCCGTTTATGGCCCCTCTCACGTGTGCTCCATCCCAAACCATTTTTGAAAATGCCTGATGGGAATAGTTTATTGCATAAAACATTTGAGCGGGCTTGCAGCCTGCCTGATGTGACTGAAATCATAACGATTACAAATAAAGATTATTATCTTAAGAGCATGCCTGAGTATGCCAAATTTATTTGTGCCGAGCATCTACGACCCAAGCAAAGTTTTTTACTTGAACCCTTTGGAAAAAACACTGCTTCTGCAAGTGCGCTTGCTTTACTTAAAGTCCTTGAAACGTATGGGGAGGAAGCAATCTTAATTGTTTTGCCTGCAGATCATTTAATTGTTGATATTCAAGCCTTTCAGACGGTATGTCATCAAGCAATTTTTTCTGCGCAAAGTGGTTACTTGGTTACCATTGGAATTAAACCTTCGCACGCAGAAACTGGTTTTGGCTACATAGAATGTGGACGTGATTTAGATGACCAAAAAGTTTTTTCGGTTAAACGGTTCGTTGAAAAACCTAATCTTGAGATAGCCAAACAATTTTTCGCAGGCCAACAACACTTATGGAATTCAGGTATTTTTTGTTTTCAAGTCAAAACGTTAATGAAAGAATTTCAACAACTTGCCCCCACCATTTTAGAAAAAGCAATAGAGTGCTGGCACCATGTAAAACGGGGTGACAATAATACTTTTCAATTTGACCCCGTCCAATTTGAAAAGTTAGAAGACATTTCACTTGATTATGCTGTCCTTGAAAAATCAAAAAAAATAGTTGTGGTTCCCGGTGCATTTGATTGGCAGGATATTGGCTCATGGTCCGCTTATAAAAATTTACATGCTGCAGACGAACAGGGCAATGCAGTCGTTGGGGATGCCTTAATGATTGACTCCCATAATACCTATATCCATAGTGATAAATTAGTTGCAGCCATTGGTTTACGCAATTTAGTCGTTATCGATACGAAAGATGCCTTACTTATTTCAGAACTTAATCGTTCGCAAGAAGTCAAAAATGTAGTTCAAATGCTACGTAAGCAATCACACGAAACTTATTTTCAACATTTAACCGTTGAAAGACCGTGGGGTTCATACTCCATACTTGATCAGGGTGAAAATTTTAAAGTTAAGCGCATTAGCGTGCATCCCGGTGCCTCATTATCATTGCAATCACATGTTCATCGATGCGAACACTGGGTTATCGTGGAAGGTGAGGCGACTATCATTAATGGTGAGGAAATTACAATATTAACAAAAAATAAATCCGTTTACATACCGCAAAATAATAAACACCGAATCACCAATTCAGCAGATGAAGAATTAGTGTTGATTGAGGTTCAGGTCGGTGATTATTTGGGCGAAGATGATATTAAACGTTACGATGATTTATACGGACGGGTTACAGTTTAAAAAAAATGGGTTGGTTATAAGACATTATAACCAACCCAATTGTATTACCCTGTTACTACTTATACTTCGTTATCCTTAGCTACAGAGTGAGGCCCCATCAAACGAATAGGCTTTTTAATGTTATGCAAAGTATTATTAACAACTTCGTTATAATCATTCATTGCATCATGCTCCACAATACCAAATTTATAGGCTGTTAATGCTGAAGTGCGAAGGTAATTGTTCCAAATTTTATTTTGGGTGGAATAAACGGAATGATCACCTGATAAATTGATGCCACCGTACTCGCCCTCTTTTACGCGTGAGTTATCAGCTAATTCATTTTCGATAATTTGATTAGTTGATGCAGCTCGAAAATGAATACCATACCAGCCGTTAAACTTGATTGTGTTTTTCTCAATTCTTGTATTACTACTACGATATACATAAACCCCATTCTTACCATTATGATTTAAAGTATTTTCCTTCAATTGGTTATCATTTGAAGTTCGATACAAATCAGCTCCGGGTTGTATGGTAATCCCGTTCACTTCATTATTGGTAATGACATTATTTTTTATAACATTCTTTATCGATTCCGCGACAATATTCACCCCATGTCGACCGTTAGCATCGATAATGTTATCTCTAATAGTTGAATCAGTAGTTTTTTCAAAAATAATTCCATCTTGTCCATTATGATCAATAAGAGAATCTTTAATGGTCAGATGCACAGTTGCGCTTGCTAAATTATTTTTAACTAAAGGAGTTGTTTCATAGATACTTTCATGCGGATCTAAGCCATAGCGAGGAAAATCATGCGCGCGTATATCTTCAAAACTACTATCAGCATAAGTTCCGTAATTGCCAACACTGGTAATAAAAAATGGATTGCCGACTTTATTGCCATCCAAAACCATATGCATGAAATGTTGATTAGAGAAATGGTCTTTAGCATGATTCTTACTGTCTTCAATAAAACGTGAACGGATTAAGCCTGCACCTTCAAGTTTGGCTTGATCAACAAGCTTCAAGACTGTACTCCAACCTGTGCCCATTAAAGTAAGATTGTCTACCGTCGCTTTGATATTGTTATTAATACTGTAGGTACCGGGTCTTAGTAGTACGCGTCCTCCTCCTAAATTACCAATCCATTGGATCGCTTGATTAATCGCTTTATTATCATGACGGCCCGTTGCAATAATTTGAGGTTTGCCGACTTTGACACTATTGCTTGCAGCAACAACAATCGTATTAGGGGCATTGTCAGGAATGAGATTGAGGGTATAACTTGAATCGCTTACTCGGTATATATCGCCAGGAATAACATCAGCGGGTTCGACATGTACAAAGAAATAGCCAG from Gammaproteobacteria bacterium harbors:
- a CDS encoding right-handed parallel beta-helix repeat-containing protein, producing the protein MLKKYFIAMTLNLYFVSTCVSATVYPLGILNNHYSVQHQGNNSYQLILIQPDVLSIFLNGLNAGYTIALYDQKNFLLDSSNCLGVVDYAYRGPKPKDGPIVLFLKPGNYTIQVTHSPIHPALRYRNTDMTYTLNLLLDHAPKTLVVAASDSAVVGQPLLSGNGKNDTQMLNDAITLLKKMQGGTLILRPGTYHINESILTTLNNLTVTGTGWRTVLRLTDGAKLYRAGIFRSRFMDNAPNDKQRYFSNQHFMHLAMDGNKMSKPYYQTAVGNFGTYLDSSFEDIHMHHFPRYGFDPHGNDFGPTTTKRLTIKNCLADHNDEDGIVCDTCADSLIQNNITDANGRHGINICTGALNNIVERNVVTNNGVNGITVQPGQAHGLLLSNNNKLSLNFISNNLRSGIYIYHGHLNTVLNNKIGYSGENDIHARAVTNNLIQNNMIYNQSARGMLKTAIYLSATDLGSTFNQIISNHIQAANKGTYEYAIAESSGANDYNLFADNHLPYPQTPIRVVGVHTQTRNNQ
- a CDS encoding alginate lyase family protein, whose amino-acid sequence is MFKFFVLGCSLLLFNLTAFAQEKCVPLLWPTTSLLYEDVNHAQVFSVLKKQADKAMHSPSQAIEILASAGITNITDKKLQNSRRVMREADQAAVLALTYRLSSNKAYLEKAREILLLWSAKNHPTGNPINETRLEGLIWAYDLIACQLSSAEQIQIKTWFTQLRKKKMAWHFGPATRINNHRTHQLKMVLLLDKVLGLSQDFHDDIKSSEQHAEINLDPKTGQSYDYHNRSSLYYHQYDLQPWLEIKLITQLNLPAIDKAYYFMQNKIRAHEINGEFKDSKAPIDALRAKGGFSYAVAGSQFDIKRAAPSILTFYTQHCAPIAPDMLAIVRSAKPSPWLAFLQARQMLWQACKTGSLLNLKS
- a CDS encoding UDP-glucose/GDP-mannose dehydrogenase family protein, whose amino-acid sequence is MKISIFGLGYVGSVSAAVLADMGHHVIGVDPNQMKVAMINQGQALIVEPELAEMTKEAVQKQMLRATTEAKEAVLGSELTFVCVGTPSQKDHSLDLQYVKQVSQAIGDALKDKQEHHVIAYRSTMLPGSMRQIVIPILEAASQKKAHQDFSVCFNPEFMMESTAVHDFKHPPKNVIGTDDQVAIDMLTQLNRACTNMDTIVMDLEGAELIKYCDNIWHALKVGFANEIGKMCKTLKIDSHQVMEVFCQDTKLNLSPYYLKPGFAFGGSCLPKDLRAFLFAAKKLNIDLPIINAVLPSNQLHINEALDMIIHQGNKKIGILGFSFKANTDDLRESPTVELIERLIGKGYELTLFDKNVATAKLIGANRDYILKHIPHISELMVDSIEEVLHRSNTIVIGNNAQEFAQVVTNIKDEHVIIDLVRIQKTPPQSSQYHGICW
- a CDS encoding HlyD family efflux transporter periplasmic adaptor subunit — its product is MDLKLLPHFTKRFTPASLYSLSGIILLIILLLSFNTYILHLKVTTAVIAATIEPIHAPLSGYISHVYIKQNQVITKGSPLAKVENNDIEKDLQMAKLAFEEAQCTVDYYQTLLRNEQDRLKLYQQVGQNRIAAANATVDIAKAEYTTTKKQFGRLQPLFKKRYLSQSDWDIVEAKLRTADDKLKNVTALMHLEHDALQSVDKGIYFTGNKVEGRIQDLEAEIVAAKKKLSINRARVEMYTQFAQKFVITAPFTGRVVQLFKREGSVIENTKPLLLLQEMGAKKQIVAYLTQNEVTHLRMRARVKVYVPALNQIFHGKVVEINRTHGFVDEVNAQYRFRELGIDRSAQVTIELQNSAAKNNKVMAGLPAIVYFSRSFNLF
- a CDS encoding mannose-1-phosphate guanylyltransferase/mannose-6-phosphate isomerase, which encodes MLIPVILSGGAGTRLWPLSRVLHPKPFLKMPDGNSLLHKTFERACSLPDVTEIITITNKDYYLKSMPEYAKFICAEHLRPKQSFLLEPFGKNTASASALALLKVLETYGEEAILIVLPADHLIVDIQAFQTVCHQAIFSAQSGYLVTIGIKPSHAETGFGYIECGRDLDDQKVFSVKRFVEKPNLEIAKQFFAGQQHLWNSGIFCFQVKTLMKEFQQLAPTILEKAIECWHHVKRGDNNTFQFDPVQFEKLEDISLDYAVLEKSKKIVVVPGAFDWQDIGSWSAYKNLHAADEQGNAVVGDALMIDSHNTYIHSDKLVAAIGLRNLVVIDTKDALLISELNRSQEVKNVVQMLRKQSHETYFQHLTVERPWGSYSILDQGENFKVKRISVHPGASLSLQSHVHRCEHWVIVEGEATIINGEEITILTKNKSVYIPQNNKHRITNSADEELVLIEVQVGDYLGEDDIKRYDDLYGRVTV
- a CDS encoding right-handed parallel beta-helix repeat-containing protein; its protein translation is MKKILNPLRSSSVMRSTIIICAPFLFSQALFATPIHHAYEDLGSLTNLQTVKNKGENYYKFKIPYATPVSVFFNGLSAGYTVEILDSKGVVIGKSTNRGTKWNSPSESGTTDGAVVLPLQPGYFFVHVEPADVIPGDIYRVSDSSYTLNLIPDNAPNTIVVAASNSVKVGKPQIIATGRHDNKAINQAIQWIGNLGGGRVLLRPGTYSINNNIKATVDNLTLMGTGWSTVLKLVDQAKLEGAGLIRSRFIEDSKNHAKDHFSNQHFMHMVLDGNKVGNPFFITSVGNYGTYADSSFEDIRAHDFPRYGLDPHESIYETTPLVKNNLASATVHLTIKDSLIDHNGQDGIIFEKTTDSTIRDNIIDANGRHGVNIVAESIKNVIKNNVITNNEVNGITIQPGADLYRTSNDNQLKENTLNHNGKNGVYVYRSSNTRIEKNTIKFNGWYGIHFRAASTNQIIENELADNSRVKEGEYGGINLSGDHSVYSTQNKIWNNYLRTSALTAYKFGIVEHDAMNDYNEVVNNTLHNIKKPIRLMGPHSVAKDNEV